The following are encoded together in the Bubalus kerabau isolate K-KA32 ecotype Philippines breed swamp buffalo chromosome 3, PCC_UOA_SB_1v2, whole genome shotgun sequence genome:
- the ATP5IF1 gene encoding ATPase inhibitor, mitochondrial — protein MAATALAARTRQAVWSVWAMQGRGFGSEPGDNVRSSAGAVRDAGGAFGKREQAEEERYFRARAKEQLAALKKHHENEISHHAKEIERLQKEIERHKQSIKKLKQSEDDD, from the exons ATGGCAGCCACGGCGTTGGCGGCGCGTACCCGGCAGGCCGTCTGGAGCGTCTGGGCAATGCAAGGCCGAGGCTTTGGCTCGGAACCG GGAGATAATGTTAGGTCCAGTGCGGGCGCGGTCCGGGACGCCGGTGGGGCCTTCGGAAAAAGAGAGCAGGCCGAAGAGGAGCGATACTTCCG AGCTCGTGCTAAAGAACAGCTGGCCGCCTTGAAGAAACACCATGAAAATGAGATCTCTCATCATGCAAAGGAGATTGAGCGCCTGCAGAAAGAAATTGAGCGGCATAAGCAGTCGATCAAGAAACTAAAACAGAGTGAGGATGACGACTAA